The proteins below come from a single Halobacteriovorax sp. GB3 genomic window:
- the rplC gene encoding 50S ribosomal protein L3: MAEETKAVEATAAENTATSNTIDLPAIYGVKAGMTRIFDEQGNHVPVTVIKLIPNVVTQVKTTAKDGYEAYQIGFNEKRETLVKKPVQGHLKKANVELNATSFAEVQAASIDEANLGKVVGLGEFTESSFVDVTGTSKGKGFQGTMKRYNFAGGPATHGSHFHRSPGSIGNRATPGKVWKNKKMPGQMGNKKKTIQNIEVVEINADKGYMLLKGSVPGSKNGFVRIAKAIKK; encoded by the coding sequence ATGGCCGAAGAAACTAAGGCTGTTGAGGCAACTGCTGCCGAAAATACAGCAACTTCCAACACAATTGATCTTCCTGCGATTTACGGTGTAAAAGCGGGAATGACAAGAATCTTTGATGAGCAAGGTAATCACGTACCAGTTACTGTTATCAAGCTTATCCCAAATGTCGTAACTCAAGTTAAAACAACTGCTAAAGACGGTTACGAAGCGTACCAAATTGGTTTTAATGAAAAACGTGAAACTCTCGTTAAGAAACCAGTTCAGGGACACCTTAAAAAAGCAAATGTTGAGCTAAATGCAACATCTTTCGCTGAAGTTCAAGCAGCATCTATTGATGAAGCTAACCTTGGTAAAGTTGTTGGTCTTGGTGAATTTACTGAGTCTAGTTTCGTAGATGTTACTGGTACTTCTAAAGGTAAAGGTTTCCAAGGGACAATGAAGCGTTACAACTTTGCAGGTGGTCCAGCTACACACGGCTCTCACTTCCACAGAAGTCCAGGTTCAATTGGTAACCGCGCAACTCCTGGTAAAGTTTGGAAAAACAAAAAAATGCCAGGTCAAATGGGTAACAAAAAGAAAACTATTCAAAATATCGAAGTTGTTGAAATCAACGCTGATAAGGGTTACATGCTTCTTAAGGGGTCAGTACCTGGATCTAAGAATGGTTTTGTGAGAATTGCTAAGGCGATTAAGAA